The Apium graveolens cultivar Ventura chromosome 6, ASM990537v1, whole genome shotgun sequence genome contains a region encoding:
- the LOC141665400 gene encoding uncharacterized protein LOC141665400, producing MISGGPIVVGTTRNAQKAYAREVINIVREAPKHAKNEKTLEFGGLDLEGLKFPQDDPLVITTIIENCLVKRVLVDNGASVDILFHDMFLRMEYTDSQLSPSDGSIYRFNGVQCQVEEAIQLSVTIGEEPIEATQMLNFQVVKETSTYNSIMGRTGIHAFKDAPSTYHMARWNWGKVLPVEYMDVRENEELREKLAEDLNSDVFSWTVANVPGIDPDLITHKLNVDPNRKAAKQKKRTYTLDRLEAIKQIDIPIDASTGHEMLSFMDDFSVYNQIKIQKDDTRKVSFITEFGICCYLVMAFGLKNAGATYQRLMNKLFANLIGKTMEVYVDDMLVKSLAKADHINHIERYLK from the exons ATGATCTCAGGAGGCCCAATAGTTGTTGGGACTACAAGGAACGCTCAAAAAGCATATGCGAGAGAAGTGATAAATATAGTTAGAGAGGCGCCTAAGCATGCTAAGAATGAGAAGACGCTTGAGTTTGGCGGGCTCGACCTTGAAGGTTTAAAGTTTCCCCAAGATGATCCTCTAGTTATCACCACAATAATTGAAAATTGTCTTGTCAAAAGGGTTTTGGTCGACAACGGAGCTTCAGTAGACATTTTGTTCCACGATATGTTTCTAAGGATGGAGTACACTGACTCCCAACTGAGCCCCTCCGATGGATCCATCTACAGATTTAATGGAGTACAGTGTCAAGTAGAAGAAGCGATTCAACTTTCTGTGACTATTGGGGAAGAGCCCATAGAGGCCACACAGATGTTAAACTTTCAGGTGGTCAAAGAAACCTCTACCTACAACTCAATAATGGGGAGAACCGGGATTCATGCATTTAAGGACGCACCCTCGACCTACCACATG GCCCGATGGAACTGGGGAAAGGTTCTCCCCGTAGAATACATGGATGTTCGTGAGAACGAAGAACTTCGGGAAAAATTAGCTGAGGACTTG AACAGTGATGTATTTTCTTGGACGGTAGCTAACGTGCCTGGAATTGACCCTGACCTTATAACTCACAAGTTAAATGTTGATCCAAATCGAAAGGCTGCCAAACAGAAGAAGAGAACTTATACCCTTGATAGGCTGGAAGCCATCAAGCA GATTGATATCCCTATCGATGCCAGtactgggcatgagatgctgagcttcatggatgacTTCAGCGTTTATAATCAGATCAAAATACAGAAAGACGACACCCGCAAGGTATCTTTCATAACCGAATTTGGTATCTGTTGctatcttgttatggcttttggacttaagaatgcaggagctacttaTCAGAGATTAATGAATAAGTTATTTGCCAATCTAATTGGAAAGACAAtggaggtctatgttgatgacatgttagtcaaaagcctTGCCAAGGCCGATCATATTAATCACATAGAGAGGTATTTGAAGTGA